One part of the Sphingobium yanoikuyae genome encodes these proteins:
- a CDS encoding BatA domain-containing protein: protein MTPALLLPAALAGLLALLIPLAIHIARRSEQLPTDFAALRWLRQKPKPRSRLRFDEWLLLAMRLALLALVALWLAHPVLFGAASKQAYVALTPGLDPAVVNDKALADGRAHWLAPGYPRVEPGKPIMTEAIPIGSLVRQLDAELPQDAPLTIIVPQMIQGADAERPRLSRKVDWRIVPGAMSAGKPVPVMVPRIAIRADASHAAGLRYLNAAALAWQPAGKSADVDSGPLNAALPPSDKILFWMSAGTLPEALQRWIAQGGQAIVASDALLPQGTTPAPLWQDDLARPRVEAMPIGKGRLLRFTRPLQPAQMPQLLEADFPVRLRALIQPPSVAPQRADAAAYAPLTGGRAYPQTPADLRPWLALLIAALLLVERWFATGRKRAIAP, encoded by the coding sequence ATGACGCCCGCCTTGCTGCTCCCCGCCGCGCTGGCCGGCCTGCTGGCGCTGCTGATCCCGCTCGCGATCCATATCGCCCGGCGCAGCGAGCAGTTGCCGACCGATTTCGCTGCGCTGCGCTGGCTGCGGCAGAAGCCCAAGCCCCGGTCCCGGTTACGGTTCGACGAATGGCTGCTGCTTGCCATGCGCCTCGCCCTGCTGGCGCTGGTCGCGCTGTGGCTCGCCCATCCGGTGCTGTTCGGCGCGGCGAGCAAGCAGGCTTATGTGGCGCTGACGCCCGGCCTCGATCCGGCGGTGGTGAACGACAAGGCACTGGCCGATGGCAGGGCGCATTGGCTGGCCCCGGGCTATCCCCGCGTCGAACCGGGCAAGCCGATCATGACCGAGGCCATCCCGATCGGCAGTCTGGTGCGCCAACTCGACGCTGAGCTGCCGCAGGACGCGCCGCTCACCATCATCGTGCCGCAGATGATTCAGGGCGCCGATGCGGAGCGGCCGCGCCTGTCGCGCAAGGTCGACTGGCGCATCGTCCCCGGCGCGATGTCGGCGGGCAAGCCTGTGCCGGTGATGGTGCCGCGGATCGCGATCCGAGCCGATGCGAGCCATGCTGCGGGGCTGCGTTACCTCAATGCCGCCGCGCTTGCCTGGCAGCCGGCGGGCAAGTCGGCCGATGTCGACAGCGGCCCGCTCAACGCCGCACTGCCGCCGTCGGACAAGATCTTGTTCTGGATGAGCGCCGGCACTTTGCCGGAAGCGCTGCAACGCTGGATCGCGCAGGGCGGGCAGGCGATCGTCGCCTCCGATGCGCTGCTGCCCCAGGGGACGACGCCCGCGCCTCTGTGGCAGGATGATCTTGCCCGGCCGCGGGTGGAGGCGATGCCGATCGGCAAGGGCCGGCTGCTGCGCTTCACCCGCCCGTTGCAGCCCGCGCAGATGCCGCAATTGCTGGAGGCGGATTTCCCCGTCCGCCTGCGCGCGCTGATTCAACCGCCGAGCGTTGCACCACAGCGCGCCGATGCCGCCGCCTATGCGCCACTCACCGGCGGACGTGCCTATCCGCAAACGCCGGCCGACCTGCGCCCCTGGCTGGCGCTGCTGATCGCGGCGCTGCTGCTGGTCGAGCGCTGGTTCGCC
- a CDS encoding DUF58 domain-containing protein, protein MADFIPPDVRSRLKSLRLITRRAVGSHGLGLHHSHSRGAGLEFAQYRAYEPGDELRQIDWKLYARSDKFFVREAERESPVAVWIMMDASASMGQADAIRSDYSRLDAAKGIAASIAELAMQQGDRFGWMALSDAGLRLLPPATGLRQRDRLLLDMLPLRAEGGFAAEAQLGPVWERIGAHDLVILLSDCFEPGAIELVEKLSAAGREVLVIEMLTVGERDFPFDGGYRFRDPETGEELLGDGAALRAEFLRRFGEARAELHARLDAVGIRRATHVLDEPIDMPLRRLFGAHDAAEYS, encoded by the coding sequence ATGGCCGATTTCATCCCCCCAGACGTGCGGAGCCGGCTGAAAAGCCTGCGCCTGATCACGCGCCGGGCGGTGGGATCGCATGGGTTGGGCCTGCATCATAGTCACAGCCGGGGCGCGGGCCTCGAATTTGCGCAATATCGTGCCTATGAGCCGGGCGACGAGCTGCGCCAGATCGACTGGAAACTCTATGCTCGGTCGGACAAATTCTTTGTCCGGGAAGCTGAACGGGAAAGCCCGGTCGCGGTCTGGATCATGATGGATGCCAGCGCCTCAATGGGGCAGGCGGACGCGATCCGGTCCGATTACAGCCGTCTCGATGCAGCCAAGGGGATTGCCGCCAGCATCGCCGAACTGGCGATGCAGCAGGGCGATCGTTTCGGCTGGATGGCGCTGTCCGACGCTGGGCTGCGGCTGTTGCCGCCCGCCACCGGCCTGCGCCAGCGCGACCGGCTGCTGCTCGACATGCTGCCGCTGCGGGCCGAAGGGGGCTTTGCCGCCGAAGCGCAATTGGGGCCGGTCTGGGAACGGATCGGCGCGCATGATCTGGTGATCCTGCTCAGCGACTGTTTCGAGCCGGGCGCGATCGAGCTGGTCGAGAAATTGTCAGCCGCCGGGCGCGAGGTTCTGGTGATCGAGATGCTGACGGTCGGCGAGCGCGATTTCCCGTTCGACGGCGGTTATCGCTTCCGCGACCCGGAGACGGGCGAGGAACTGCTGGGCGACGGCGCCGCGCTGCGCGCCGAATTTCTGCGCCGCTTCGGCGAGGCACGGGCGGAACTGCATGCCCGGCTCGATGCGGTCGGCATCCGCCGCGCGACTCATGTGCTGGACGAGCCGATCGATATGCCGCTGCGCCGCCTGTTCGGCGCCCATGACGCGGCCGAATATTCATGA
- a CDS encoding AAA family ATPase: MTDISEAEIQQKLARLGELRGAIGQAIVGQGAVVEQLLIGLLAGGHCLLEGVPGLGKTLLVRSLGEALKLDFRRVQFTPDLMPSDILGTELLEEDHGTGHRSFRFQQGPVFTNLLLADELNRTPPKTQAALLEAMQERTVSYGGTTYKLPSPFFVLATQNPLEQAGTYPLPEAQLDRFLLHIRVDYPTEQEEHDILAQTTGAKPGAVPAVMQGEEVLALQKLVRDVHFGEDLLRWVTRIVRASRPGEGAPDEIRKYVKWGAGPRAGQSLILAAKARALLQGRLAATREDIVALAGPVMRHRLLLSFAAEAEGKSADDVVAALVRAVPLG, encoded by the coding sequence ATGACCGATATCAGCGAAGCGGAAATCCAGCAGAAACTGGCGCGCCTGGGCGAATTGCGCGGGGCGATCGGCCAGGCGATCGTGGGGCAGGGGGCCGTGGTCGAGCAGTTGCTGATCGGCCTGCTTGCCGGCGGCCATTGCCTGCTCGAAGGGGTGCCGGGCCTCGGCAAGACCTTGCTGGTCCGCTCGCTCGGCGAAGCGCTCAAGCTCGACTTCCGCCGGGTGCAGTTCACGCCGGACCTTATGCCCAGCGACATTCTCGGCACCGAATTGCTGGAGGAGGATCATGGCACCGGCCATCGCAGCTTCCGCTTCCAGCAAGGGCCTGTCTTCACCAACCTGCTGCTGGCCGACGAACTCAACCGCACCCCGCCCAAGACCCAGGCGGCGCTGCTGGAGGCGATGCAGGAGCGGACCGTCAGCTATGGCGGCACCACCTATAAGCTGCCTTCGCCCTTCTTCGTGCTGGCGACGCAAAATCCACTGGAACAGGCCGGCACCTATCCGCTGCCCGAGGCGCAGCTCGACCGCTTCCTCCTCCATATCCGGGTCGATTATCCGACCGAGCAGGAGGAGCATGACATTCTCGCCCAGACCACCGGCGCCAAGCCGGGCGCGGTGCCGGCGGTGATGCAGGGTGAGGAGGTGCTGGCGCTGCAGAAACTGGTGCGCGACGTGCATTTCGGCGAGGATCTGCTGCGCTGGGTGACGCGGATCGTGCGCGCCAGCCGTCCCGGCGAGGGCGCGCCGGACGAGATCCGCAAATATGTGAAATGGGGCGCGGGGCCACGTGCCGGCCAGTCGCTGATCCTGGCGGCCAAGGCGCGCGCCTTGCTCCAGGGCCGTCTGGCGGCGACGCGCGAGGATATCGTTGCGCTGGCCGGGCCGGTGATGCGCCACCGCCTGCTGCTGTCCTTCGCCGCCGAAGCCGAAGGCAAGAGTGCCGATGATGTCGTCGCCGCGCTTGTCCGCGCCGTGCCGCTCGGCTGA
- a CDS encoding DUF4159 domain-containing protein — protein sequence MTRGEFLRLMAGGLAGAMLARPLAAAGGYDFWFTRLRYDSGDWDVDQRMPSNLITSLIDYTTLRVDPKEHVIALSDPKMLTAPFCYMAGHKLVEFSEAERRNFERYVRNGGFVLVDDCNHDIDGLFARSFEAQMAKIFGPKGLKTLPRTHPVYRSFFKFDGPPNTALELNGWGDDLVHDYLKGIEVNGRLGVLYSNKDYGCEWDYDWRNKRFLAEDNTRFAVNIVMYALSS from the coding sequence ATGACACGCGGCGAGTTTCTTCGGTTGATGGCGGGCGGTCTGGCTGGCGCGATGCTGGCCCGTCCGCTTGCCGCCGCGGGAGGCTATGATTTCTGGTTTACGCGGCTGCGCTATGACTCGGGCGACTGGGACGTCGACCAGCGCATGCCGTCCAACCTCATCACCTCGCTGATCGATTATACGACGCTGCGGGTCGATCCGAAGGAGCATGTCATCGCCCTTTCGGACCCGAAGATGCTGACCGCGCCCTTCTGCTACATGGCGGGGCACAAGCTGGTCGAATTTTCGGAGGCCGAGCGGCGCAATTTCGAACGCTATGTCCGCAATGGCGGCTTCGTCCTGGTGGATGATTGCAACCATGACATAGACGGCCTCTTCGCTCGCTCGTTCGAGGCGCAGATGGCCAAGATTTTCGGCCCCAAGGGCTTGAAGACGCTGCCCAGGACCCACCCGGTCTATCGCAGCTTCTTCAAGTTTGACGGGCCGCCCAATACCGCGCTGGAGCTGAACGGCTGGGGCGACGATCTGGTCCACGACTATCTCAAGGGGATAGAGGTGAACGGGCGCCTGGGCGTTCTCTACAGCAACAAGGATTATGGCTGCGAGTGGGACTATGACTGGCGCAACAAGCGCTTCCTGGCCGAGGATAATACCAGGTTCGCGGTCAATATCGTGATGTACGCGCTGTCATCGTGA
- a CDS encoding TldD/PmbA family protein: MSILTEAQAKAILTKVVALSKADECTAQLTGKIQGNIRFARNDVSTAGLTDDIELAVQVAFGKKVGTATINQFDDASLERVVRRAETLANLAPDNPEFMPAVDRQAYKASPTFAQSTADITPEYRAQVASTSISACKSQKLIAAGYLEDNQSFVAIANSKGNFGYQRSTMLDYTCTVRTEDGRGSGWVGTDTQEATRFKADSDIQIAMRKASASSEAKALEPGKYTVILEPMAAAGLIGFMFYFFGAREADEGRSFLSKKGGGNKLGEQVFGPQVNFYTDPWDPVAPCLPWDEDGLARQRVDMVKDGKVTNLNYSRYWASKQGKPAIGQMGNILMTGGTKTTADLVRSTERGVLVTRTWYIRMVDPQTVLLTGLTRDGTFYVENGQIKYPIKNFRFNESPVIMLNNVEELGRPVRVPPDEVSMNIVVPPMKLRDFTFTSLSDAV, encoded by the coding sequence ATGAGCATCCTTACCGAAGCGCAGGCCAAGGCCATCCTGACCAAGGTCGTCGCCCTGTCGAAGGCCGACGAGTGCACCGCGCAACTGACCGGCAAGATCCAGGGCAATATCCGCTTTGCCCGCAACGACGTGTCGACCGCGGGGCTGACCGACGATATCGAGCTGGCGGTCCAGGTTGCCTTTGGCAAGAAGGTCGGCACCGCCACCATCAACCAGTTTGACGACGCCTCGCTGGAACGGGTGGTGCGCCGGGCCGAAACGCTGGCCAATCTGGCCCCGGACAATCCGGAGTTCATGCCGGCGGTGGACAGGCAGGCTTACAAGGCCAGCCCGACCTTCGCCCAGTCGACCGCCGACATTACGCCGGAATATCGCGCCCAGGTGGCGTCGACCTCGATCAGCGCCTGCAAGTCGCAGAAGCTGATCGCGGCCGGCTATCTGGAGGATAATCAGAGCTTCGTCGCGATCGCCAACAGCAAGGGCAATTTCGGCTATCAGCGTTCGACCATGCTGGATTATACTTGCACCGTCCGTACCGAAGATGGCCGGGGTTCCGGCTGGGTCGGCACCGACACGCAGGAGGCCACCCGCTTCAAGGCGGACAGCGACATCCAGATCGCGATGCGCAAGGCATCGGCCTCGTCCGAGGCGAAGGCGCTGGAGCCGGGCAAATATACCGTGATCCTGGAACCGATGGCGGCCGCTGGCCTGATCGGCTTCATGTTCTACTTCTTCGGCGCGCGCGAGGCGGACGAGGGCCGCAGCTTCCTGTCGAAGAAGGGCGGCGGCAATAAGCTGGGCGAACAGGTGTTCGGACCGCAGGTCAATTTCTACACCGACCCGTGGGATCCGGTCGCGCCCTGCCTGCCGTGGGACGAGGATGGCCTCGCGCGCCAGCGCGTCGACATGGTCAAGGACGGCAAGGTCACCAACCTCAATTACAGCCGTTACTGGGCGAGCAAGCAGGGCAAGCCTGCAATCGGCCAGATGGGCAATATCCTGATGACCGGCGGCACCAAGACTACCGCCGATCTGGTCCGCTCGACCGAGCGCGGCGTGCTCGTCACCCGCACCTGGTATATCCGCATGGTTGATCCGCAGACCGTGCTGCTGACCGGCCTGACCCGCGACGGCACCTTCTATGTCGAGAACGGCCAGATCAAATATCCGATCAAGAATTTCCGGTTCAACGAGAGCCCGGTGATCATGCTCAACAATGTCGAAGAGCTGGGTCGCCCGGTCCGCGTGCCGCCGGACGAAGTGTCGATGAACATCGTCGTGCCGCCGATGAAGCTGCGCGACTTCACCTTCACCTCGCTCTCGGACGCGGTGTAA
- a CDS encoding TldD/PmbA family protein, with product MHRRDFLAFGTMGVGGLVLPSFFGKVIAAEDLNSALDVGFKKGLADAAMNAAKSAGASYCDVRVGRYLRQFVITREKNVENIVNTESTGVGIRVLANGAWGFAATNELSKEAVAKAAQQAVAIAKANAPQQSAPVQLAPVKGAGEVSWKTPIVKNSMAVPIKDKVELLMGVNAAAMEAGADFVNSILFLVNEQKYFASTDGSYIDQDVHRIWAPMTVTAVDKTSGKFRTREGLSSPMGLGFEYLDGAASGKTVLPNGVTVYGNSYDMKEDAIAAAKQARAKLKAPSVKPGKYDLVLDPSHTWLTIHESVGHPLELDRVLGYEANYAGTSFATMDKLQAHFQYGSDKVNIVADKVQPGSLGAVAYDDEGVKTKKWDLIRDGKLVGYQAIRDQAHIEGKKESDGCAYADSWSNVQFQRMANVSLEPGKTKQSVADMIAGVEDGIYIIGDGSFSIDQQRYNAQFGGQLFYEIKNGKITQQIEDVAYQIRTPEFWNACVGVCDQSDYRLGGSFFDGKGQPAQVSAVSHGSSTARFNGINVINTARSLG from the coding sequence TTGCATAGACGCGACTTCCTGGCCTTTGGCACCATGGGTGTCGGCGGGCTCGTCCTGCCGTCCTTTTTCGGCAAGGTCATTGCAGCAGAGGATCTGAACAGCGCGCTCGACGTCGGCTTCAAGAAGGGGCTGGCCGACGCCGCGATGAACGCGGCCAAGAGCGCCGGCGCCAGCTATTGCGACGTGCGCGTTGGCCGCTATCTGCGCCAGTTCGTCATCACCCGCGAAAAGAATGTCGAGAATATCGTCAACACCGAATCCACCGGTGTCGGTATCCGCGTTCTGGCCAATGGCGCCTGGGGCTTTGCCGCCACCAACGAGCTGAGCAAGGAAGCGGTTGCCAAGGCCGCGCAGCAGGCAGTCGCCATCGCCAAGGCCAATGCGCCGCAGCAGAGCGCCCCGGTCCAGCTCGCCCCGGTCAAGGGCGCGGGCGAGGTCAGCTGGAAGACGCCGATCGTCAAGAACAGCATGGCCGTGCCGATCAAGGACAAGGTCGAACTGCTGATGGGCGTGAACGCTGCCGCGATGGAGGCGGGCGCCGACTTCGTCAATTCGATCCTGTTCCTGGTCAATGAGCAGAAATATTTCGCCAGCACCGATGGCAGCTATATCGACCAGGACGTTCACCGCATCTGGGCGCCGATGACGGTCACCGCGGTCGACAAGACCAGCGGCAAGTTCCGCACGCGCGAGGGGCTGTCCTCGCCGATGGGCCTGGGCTTCGAATATCTCGATGGCGCGGCCAGCGGCAAGACCGTGCTGCCCAATGGCGTCACCGTCTATGGCAACAGCTATGACATGAAGGAAGACGCGATCGCCGCCGCCAAGCAGGCGCGCGCCAAGCTCAAGGCGCCGTCGGTCAAGCCGGGCAAATATGATCTGGTGCTCGACCCGTCGCACACCTGGCTGACCATCCACGAATCCGTCGGCCATCCGCTCGAACTGGACCGCGTGCTGGGTTATGAGGCGAACTATGCCGGCACCAGCTTCGCCACGATGGACAAGCTGCAGGCCCATTTCCAATATGGCAGCGACAAGGTGAACATCGTCGCCGACAAGGTCCAGCCCGGCAGCCTGGGCGCCGTCGCCTATGATGACGAGGGCGTGAAGACCAAGAAGTGGGATCTGATCCGCGACGGCAAGCTGGTCGGTTACCAGGCGATCCGTGACCAGGCCCATATCGAGGGCAAGAAGGAATCGGACGGCTGCGCCTATGCCGACAGCTGGTCCAATGTGCAGTTCCAGCGCATGGCCAATGTCAGCCTGGAACCGGGCAAGACCAAGCAGAGCGTCGCCGACATGATCGCAGGTGTCGAGGATGGCATCTACATCATCGGCGACGGCAGCTTCTCGATCGACCAGCAGCGCTACAACGCCCAGTTTGGCGGCCAGCTCTTCTACGAGATCAAGAACGGCAAGATCACCCAGCAGATCGAGGATGTCGCCTACCAGATCCGCACCCCGGAATTCTGGAATGCCTGCGTCGGCGTCTGCGACCAGAGCGACTATCGCCTGGGTGGCTCCTTCTTCGACGGCAAGGGCCAGCCGGCCCAGGTCTCCGCCGTGTCGCACGGGTCTTCGACCGCGCGCTTCAACGGTATCAACGTCATCAACACCGCGCGTTCGCTCGGCTGA
- a CDS encoding Fe2+-dependent dioxygenase produces the protein MLIVIPDLIDADGVAHIRALIDAAQWVDGNVTSGHQSALAKRNLQLPESAPEARQAGQMILDALGRSPLFIAAALPLKIFPPLFNSYAGGQAFGTHVDNAVRIQAGTGFRVRSDLSITVFLEEPESYEGGELTIETHFGVQQVKLPAGQAVLYPSSSLHRVEPVTQGRRVASFFWMQSMIRDDAARQMLFDLDSSIQQLALDRGHDDAQVIRLTGVYHNLLRRWADA, from the coding sequence ATGCTGATCGTCATTCCCGACCTGATCGACGCCGACGGCGTCGCCCACATCCGCGCGCTCATTGATGCGGCGCAATGGGTCGATGGCAATGTCACCTCCGGCCATCAGTCGGCACTGGCCAAGCGCAACCTGCAACTGCCCGAAAGCGCGCCGGAAGCCCGCCAGGCGGGGCAGATGATCCTCGATGCACTCGGTCGATCGCCCCTGTTCATCGCCGCCGCGCTGCCGCTCAAGATCTTTCCGCCCCTGTTCAACAGCTATGCCGGGGGGCAGGCGTTCGGCACCCATGTCGACAATGCCGTGCGCATCCAGGCCGGCACCGGCTTCCGCGTCCGGTCCGACCTGTCGATCACCGTCTTCCTGGAGGAGCCGGAAAGCTATGAGGGCGGCGAGCTGACGATCGAAACCCATTTCGGTGTGCAGCAGGTGAAGCTGCCGGCGGGGCAGGCGGTGCTCTATCCCTCCTCCTCGCTGCATCGGGTCGAACCGGTGACGCAGGGCCGGCGCGTCGCCAGCTTCTTCTGGATGCAGTCGATGATCCGCGACGATGCCGCGCGCCAGATGCTGTTCGATCTCGACAGTTCGATCCAGCAACTGGCGCTTGATCGCGGCCATGACGATGCGCAGGTGATCCGCCTGACCGGCGTCTATCATAATCTGCTGCGCCGCTGGGCCGATGCCTGA
- a CDS encoding energy transducer TonB has product MLQAAQGRAEVYATDFADVGDDRPMPVASGHAIAVPAERYGARRGPNLPAIAAILVVHALLIGALIQVRNHVVRAEEAKLTVVNLSPPPPPPAAEAPPPPPSQPQVVAPPPIVQTPVPPVQIATTPDPVPAPSPVAVSAPPSPPAPAAPVMAAAAPSVVQAGDIGAQMVSGKPPRYPIDSRRKREQGTVVLALVVGTDGGVESIGIARSSGFARLDDAARDAVKHWRWRPIIRDGQAVRVKGVVEIPFVIRTDKA; this is encoded by the coding sequence ATGCTGCAGGCGGCACAGGGCAGGGCGGAGGTCTATGCGACCGATTTCGCCGATGTCGGTGACGATCGTCCGATGCCCGTTGCCAGCGGCCATGCCATCGCTGTTCCAGCCGAACGCTATGGCGCCCGGCGCGGTCCGAACCTGCCCGCCATTGCCGCCATCCTGGTCGTGCATGCGCTGCTGATCGGCGCGCTGATCCAGGTGCGCAATCATGTCGTCCGGGCGGAAGAGGCGAAGCTGACGGTGGTGAACCTGTCGCCACCCCCGCCGCCGCCCGCCGCCGAAGCGCCTCCGCCGCCGCCATCCCAACCGCAGGTCGTGGCGCCGCCGCCGATCGTCCAGACGCCGGTCCCGCCGGTGCAGATCGCCACCACGCCCGATCCGGTCCCCGCGCCATCGCCGGTCGCGGTGTCGGCCCCGCCATCGCCGCCGGCCCCTGCCGCGCCGGTCATGGCTGCCGCCGCCCCTTCGGTCGTCCAAGCCGGCGATATCGGCGCGCAGATGGTGTCGGGCAAGCCGCCCCGCTATCCGATCGACAGCCGGCGCAAGCGCGAGCAGGGCACGGTCGTTCTGGCGCTGGTGGTCGGCACCGATGGCGGCGTCGAGAGCATCGGCATCGCCCGCAGCAGCGGCTTCGCGCGACTGGATGATGCCGCGCGCGATGCGGTCAAGCATTGGCGCTGGCGCCCGATCATCCGCGACGGTCAGGCCGTGCGGGTGAAGGGCGTGGTCGAAATCCCCTTCGTCATCCGCACCGACAAGGCCTGA